GCACGTGATAGCGCCCGGTGAACAGCCGCGCGCGGTCGAGCGCCCACAAGTCGGCCACATCCTCCACCACGCAGAGCGCGCGCGCATCGCGGCGCGGATCGGCGCAGATCCCGCACGGGTTCGTCGTGTCGACATTGCCGCACACGTCGCATTCCACCAGCTTTTCGCGCACGGCTTCGAGCGCGGCCAGCAACTGGGGCAGCGCGGATTCGCGCCGCTTGATCAGCCAGAGCACGGCACGCCGCGCCGAGCGGGGGCCAAGGCCGGGCAGACGGGCCAGCGCGCCTGAAAGCGCCTCGATCTCTTGCGATGCCATGGCGCGACAGATAGGGCCGGGCGCAGGATTGGAAAAGGACCGTTTGCAACCATGCGCCTGATCTTCATGGGCACCCCCGAATTTGCCGTGCCCACGCTCGATGCGCTGGTGGCCGCAGGCCACGAGGTCGTGGCCGTCTACAGCCAGCCCCCGCGCCCGGCAGGCCGGGGCAAGAAACTCCAGCCCTCCCCCGTCCATCTCGCCGCGCAGGGCCACGGCATCCCCGTCTTCACCCCCGTCAGCCTCAAAAGCGCGGAAGAACAGGCCGTGTTTGCCGCCCACGGGGCCGATGCGGCGGTGGTGGCCGCCTATGGCCTGATCCTGCCCCAGCCGATTCTGGCCGCGCCGCGTCTGGGCTGCCTCAATGTCCATGGCTCGCTGCTGCCACGCTGGCGCGGGGCCGCGCCCGTCCAGCGCGCGATTCTGGCTGGCGACGTGCACACCGGGGTCACGATCATGCAGATGGAGCGCGGGCTCGACACCGGGCCGATGCTGGCGACCGTCGCCACCCCGGTCGAGGGCAAGACGGCGGGCGAACTGACCGGCGAACTGGCCGCACTGGGCGCCGACCTCATGGTGCGCGTGCTGGCCGACCTTGCGCTGTTCGAGCCCGAAGTGCAGCCCGAAGCGGGCGTTACCTATGCCGCCAAGATCGACAAGGCCGAGAGCCGCCTCGATTTCACCGCGCCCGCGCTTCAGGTCGAACGGCAGGTGCGCGCCTTCGCGCCCGCGCCGGGGGCCTTTTTCGAGCTGGAGGGCGAGCGCTATCGCGTGCTGGCCGCGCAGGTGGTCGAGGGCGAAGGCGCGCCGGGAACCGTGCTCGACGGGCAGTTGACGATTGGCTGTGGAGAGGGCGCGATCCGTCCGCTGATCGTCCAGCGCGCCGGGCGTCCGGCGATGGAGACGGCGGCGCTGTTGCGCGGGCGGGCGATTGTGGCCGGGACGGTGCTGGCGTGAGCGGGCCGTTTTACCCCTCCGCCACCCGCTGCGCGGGCGGTCCCCCTCCCCATGGCATGGGAAGGAACGGCTGATGCCGCGTTATGCGCTGACCCTCGAATTCGATGGCACGCCGTTCATGGGGCTTCAGCGGCAGGCCCATGGGCCTTCGGTCCAGCAAGCGGTCGAGGAGGCCGCACAATCGATTGTGGGGCATCCCGTCACGCTCTTTGCTGCGGGGCGTACCGATACCGGCGTCCATGCGCTGGGGATGCGCGCGCATATCGACATCGACCGTCCGTTCGATCCGTTCCGGCTGGGCGAGGCGCTCAATGCCCGGCTCAAGCCCGATCCGATTGCCGTGCTCGATTGCGTGGCAGTGGCCGACGACTGGCACGCGCGCTTTTCGTGCCTGGGCCGCGCCTATGAATACCGGATTGCCAACCGCCGCGCGCCGCTCACGCTCCAGGCCGGGCGGGCCTGGCGGGTGCCCCGCCCGCTCGACGCACAGGCCATGCACGAGGCCGCACAGGAACTGGTAGGACGGCACGATTTCACCACGTTCCGCTCGGTCCACTGTCAGGCCGCCAGCCCGCTCAAGACGCTCGACCGGCTCGACGTGCGGCGCGAAGGCGACATGGTGATCATCGAGACCGCCGCGCGCAGCTTCCTGCACCATCAGGTGCGCTCGATGGTCGGCTGTCTGGGGCTGGTCGGGCTCGGTCACTGGACCCGCGCCGATCTGGTGGCGGCCCGCGATGCGCGCGACCGGCGCAAGCTGGGGCACAATGCCCCGCCCGAGGGACTCTATTTCGTCAAGGCCGTCTATCCCGACGAGCCCTGAAAAAAGGCCGGGAAGCACTGACTTCCCGGCCTTTTTTGCAAAAACGATCAGGCCTTGTGGGCGACGCTCTCGGGCAGATCCTTGCCGAACACGCGCTGGTAGTATTCGGCCACCAGAACCCGCTCGGCCTCGTCGCACTTGTTGAGGAACGAGAGACGGAAGGCAAAGCCCACGTCGTTGAAGATCTGGCTGTTCTGCGCCCACGAGATCACCGTGCGCGGGCTCATCACGGTCGAGATGTCGCCACCCACGAAGCCCTTGCGGGTCAGGTCAGCCACGCGCACCATGCTGGCGATGACTTGCGGATCGAGGCCAGGCACCTTCTTGGTGACGACTTCGACTTCGGTCTCGGCGGGCAGGTAGTTGAGCGCGACGACGAGGTTCCAGCGGTCCATCTGGCCCTGGTTGATCGCCTGCGTGCCGTGATAGAGCCCCGAGGTATCGCCAAGGCCCACGGTGTTGGCCGTGGCGAACAGGCGGAACCACGGGTTGGGACGGATCACCCGGTTCTGGTCGAGCAGGGTCAGCTTGCCTTCGGTTTCCAGCACGCGCTGGATCACGAACATCACGTCCGGGCGGCCCGCGTCATATTCGTCGAAGACCAGCGCGGTCGGCGTCTGGAGCGCCCAGGGCAGCAGGCCTTCACGGAATTCGGTCACCTGCATGCCATCGCGCAGGACAATCGCGTCGCGCCCGATCAGGTCGATGCGGCTGATATGCGCGTCGAGGTTGATGCGCACGCAGGGCCACTTGAGGCGCGCGGCGACCTGCTCGATGTGGGTCGACTTGCCGGTGCCGTGATAGCCCTGGACCATCACGCGGCGGTTGAAGGCAAAACCGGCCAAAATCGCGAGCGTGGTATCGGGATCGAAGACATAGTTGTCGTCGGCATCGGGCACGCGCTCGTCGGCCACCGAGAAGGCCGGCACGGTCATGTCGATGTCGATACCGAAAGTCTCGCGCACCGACACGGTGATGTCGGGCGCCGGCAGGACGGTGGTGGCGCCGGGCTGGGCCACGAGGTTCGAAGTGTCGCTCATCGCGAACCTGCCTATCCGCGCGCGCGCCGCGCCGCAACAAGCTTTGGCATCGTTCCTTGCCGGAAGGCGAGATTTTGGCCCCTGCTCCCGAACCTGGGCCCGGAAGGGTGGTCTAAGTAACAATCCGTATAAGTCTCATCCGCATATTTGGTTACTGTCCCGTTAGTCACGATCGTTCACTGTCGCGCGCGGCCACGTCGCACGATTCCAGACGGTCCACAGCCAGATGGATGATCACCTTGTTCGTGATCACTCGTCCGGGCCTGTGCAAGCGGCGGGCAAAGGGGGCAACCAGCATGCAGGCAGACCATCGCGGGCGTTATGCCCTGCTCGACGACATGCGCGGAATCGCGGCGGTCGCGGTGTGCCTGTTTCACATCGGCACCCGCGCGGGCGGGCTGCAACTGTTTCCCAATGGCTATCTCGCGGTCGATTTCTTCTTCATGCTCAGCGGCTTCGTTCTGGCCGAAGCCTATGAAAACCGCCTTCGCCAGTCGATGAGCCTGACCGCGTTCATCCGCCGCCGGACGGTCCGCATGGCCCCCGTCGCCATGCTCGGGGCCACGATCGGCGGGGTCTATCTCCTCGCCCGCTGGGGCGCCGCGCCCGACCGCTCCGACCCTCTGGTCGAAGTCGTGATGGCCGATGCCCTCAACCTCGTGCTCCTGCCCAAGCTCTGGCATGGGCGGGCCACCGGCTGGGAACTGTTTCCCGCCAACGGGCCGCTGTGGTCGCTCTTTTTCGAGGTTCTGGCCAATCTGGTCTGGGCCGCGTGGATGACCCGCGCCTCCACCCGCATGCTCGCGGGCTTGACGCTGCTGGCAGCCGCGGCCCTGAGCGCCAGTGCGCTGCACCATGGCTCGCTGCACATCGGCTGGCAGGTGCCGACCCTCGATGGCGGACTGGCGCGGATTTCGTTCGGGTTCGGGTGTGGATTGCTGATGCACCGGCTGCGCCACCGCATCCCCCCGATGAAGGCCCCGGCCGCGCCTCTGGCCGCCCTCGCGCTGGTCTATGCCCTGGCCCTGCCGGAAGAGCATCTGGCCTGGACGCTGTTCGTCGCGCTGGTGTTCCTGCCGGGCATTCTGGCAGTGTCCGTCGCCGCCGGA
The genomic region above belongs to Novosphingobium sp. IK01 and contains:
- the recR gene encoding recombination mediator RecR, which codes for MASQEIEALSGALARLPGLGPRSARRAVLWLIKRRESALPQLLAALEAVREKLVECDVCGNVDTTNPCGICADPRRDARALCVVEDVADLWALDRARLFTGRYHVLGGRLSALEGVRPEDLTIARLLDRVGAGGIDEVVLAMNATLEGQTTAHYIAERLEGLPVRVTQLAHGLPVGGELDYMDEGTLAQALRARRPV
- the fmt gene encoding methionyl-tRNA formyltransferase — encoded protein: MRLIFMGTPEFAVPTLDALVAAGHEVVAVYSQPPRPAGRGKKLQPSPVHLAAQGHGIPVFTPVSLKSAEEQAVFAAHGADAAVVAAYGLILPQPILAAPRLGCLNVHGSLLPRWRGAAPVQRAILAGDVHTGVTIMQMERGLDTGPMLATVATPVEGKTAGELTGELAALGADLMVRVLADLALFEPEVQPEAGVTYAAKIDKAESRLDFTAPALQVERQVRAFAPAPGAFFELEGERYRVLAAQVVEGEGAPGTVLDGQLTIGCGEGAIRPLIVQRAGRPAMETAALLRGRAIVAGTVLA
- the truA gene encoding tRNA pseudouridine(38-40) synthase TruA, producing MPRYALTLEFDGTPFMGLQRQAHGPSVQQAVEEAAQSIVGHPVTLFAAGRTDTGVHALGMRAHIDIDRPFDPFRLGEALNARLKPDPIAVLDCVAVADDWHARFSCLGRAYEYRIANRRAPLTLQAGRAWRVPRPLDAQAMHEAAQELVGRHDFTTFRSVHCQAASPLKTLDRLDVRREGDMVIIETAARSFLHHQVRSMVGCLGLVGLGHWTRADLVAARDARDRRKLGHNAPPEGLYFVKAVYPDEP
- the cobS gene encoding cobaltochelatase subunit CobS gives rise to the protein MSDTSNLVAQPGATTVLPAPDITVSVRETFGIDIDMTVPAFSVADERVPDADDNYVFDPDTTLAILAGFAFNRRVMVQGYHGTGKSTHIEQVAARLKWPCVRINLDAHISRIDLIGRDAIVLRDGMQVTEFREGLLPWALQTPTALVFDEYDAGRPDVMFVIQRVLETEGKLTLLDQNRVIRPNPWFRLFATANTVGLGDTSGLYHGTQAINQGQMDRWNLVVALNYLPAETEVEVVTKKVPGLDPQVIASMVRVADLTRKGFVGGDISTVMSPRTVISWAQNSQIFNDVGFAFRLSFLNKCDEAERVLVAEYYQRVFGKDLPESVAHKA
- a CDS encoding acyltransferase family protein, which encodes MQADHRGRYALLDDMRGIAAVAVCLFHIGTRAGGLQLFPNGYLAVDFFFMLSGFVLAEAYENRLRQSMSLTAFIRRRTVRMAPVAMLGATIGGVYLLARWGAAPDRSDPLVEVVMADALNLVLLPKLWHGRATGWELFPANGPLWSLFFEVLANLVWAAWMTRASTRMLAGLTLLAAAALSASALHHGSLHIGWQVPTLDGGLARISFGFGCGLLMHRLRHRIPPMKAPAAPLAALALVYALALPEEHLAWTLFVALVFLPGILAVSVAAGRHRAMPGGALLGRLSYPLYGIHVPLLAIAAGGIKRITGGMPLDAWGLLLLPPILMAAWLTLILFDEPLRAFLSQRPSRGFRSQAPGKGVAAGPSTLNLSGPAMGGKPPN